The genome window GGGAAAAAACCTCAAATTGTCCTATTTTATGTTAGCGAAACTGGTATAGTTGGGGCTGGACTTGTAACGAGTTTCGAGTTCGACTTTTCGAATCTATTTTGGCCGGAGGAAAAAAGTTCAGGAGATGTTGAGTTCCCATTCAGGTTTAAAATGAAGATTCTTTGGCTCTCCCCCTTTGATGAAAAAGGCGGTGATGAAGAACTCACAAGGCTTTTAAAAAACTACGTTAGGAGCAGTTTACAGCACGTGAAGGATGAAAAAGTTGTTAAGAAGGTAAAGAGACTTCTTAAAGAGAGGATCAAAGAGGTCTAACGATCATAGAATCTTATCGTTATACGTGATTATGCTGGAGAATTTATTAGGCTGAGGCTACGCGCTAAGTGATGCGCGACTCAAGCTCGCCTGGCTCACTATCTACGTCGTGCGAGCTCGCAGTATCTCCTCCCGTGCTTGATGGTATTCAGGTTGACGGCTGGTGCGCCACGTCGCCCCGCAGAATGTGTCAGTGGAGTAGCCACTTAGACCTTGACGCAACACAAGGGGTCTTCAAATCGCGGTCTTGTTTTTGTGAAGCGCGGCTCCCGCCGCTAGCTGCCAATGAGTTCCTTCTTGAGAGCGGCAGCGTCAGCCCTATTAGCCTTAAGCTCGAACCAGTTGATGGAGTCGAGGCCGGTGAAGTTCTGGGTGGTGTACACCACCAAGCTCTCGTCTATGATGATGCACTTGTCATGCCTTGGCTGATCTAGCTGGCGAACCTCGATTAACCCCTTGTAGCGGTCGCCCAGCATCTGAATAGTATCTGCGCGCGTGACGAGTCTCACTTTAACCCCTCTACGGGCCGCCTCCTCCAGGATCCTCGCCCCGTCATCATCAACGTACGGGGACAGCACTACAAGCTCCCTCTCGGCGAGGCTGAGAAGGGGCTCAAGCAGGGATCTCCCTCTTCCGTACAACTTCTCCTTTCCCGTTAGTACGCTCAGAAGCCACCTCGTCAAGTTCCTGGAAAGCAGGAGGTTCTGGATTAGCGGCTCGGTGCAGCCCCTGTCAAGCATCACGCACATTGTGCAACCATCAATGCACTGAACAAATCCCATGTCTTCGTATACTATGTTCTCCAGGAACCTCTCCAGGAGTTCCTGAACCTCATCCTGGCTAAGTCCTATTTCATTTGCGATCTTCTCGCTCTGAGATTCATCGTTTAGCTGCAGGTGATATGCAAAGGTGGGTAGATCCATTACAACGCCGTGCTGTATGAGCTGGGAATACCGCACCCTTATAGCCTTCGCCACCTTGCGTAGATCCTGCTTATCGGGGTACTTGGCTGATGCTGCTCCTCCCTTGAACGCATTCATCAGGTCTTTCTCGTGTCCATCTAGATGCCATAACGCCTTCTCGAGGAACTCTTGAACCAGCTTCTCCACGGAACCGAAACGAGCTTCCACGTGGCCTGGTAGGTCTATCGCGCCGTGGGGGCTGTTCTCGGCCACAAGAACCACTATGTAGTCATCCTGAACGCCGTACACGTAGATCAAGTCCTGCGACTCAATTTCGAGCTCGCTGGACACAAATGCATACAGAAGGTGAGCAAGGGTATGCGCGAAGACATTGGTGAGGTACTTTATTAGCTCTTTTTTCAACTTTTCATTTGATCGAAGCTCGTTATAGAACTTTTCAAATGTCTTAATTATTGACTCTGTTTTCATTTCTAAGAGGCTTAACTGGCGACGACCCCCATCTGTAAGCCTATAAAATGCGAATTTCGAGATGAGAAGCTTGTCCAAACCTATCTCCTTTATCTTGTCGCCCGTTACTGAAAGCCTCACGCTCGGCTTTGGCTTTACCTCCTCGCTTATCAGCTCTGACAAGGCCGCCTCGACAAGTCCGCGAGGTAGCTTAAAGCCCACGACGTTCGTCCTAGTAAGCTTCCTAATAATGGGCTTCTCGAACTCTACCTCGACCAGGGCTCCGTAGGCCACCGGGCTAGGCATGAACCACTGCGCGCTGGTGAAGCGCTCGACTATCGTTGCCTCTCGAACGCTAACCGGTATGAAAGGTGTCGCAGCGTCCTGGTGCTCCGATGAGCTCCTGGGCAGCCTAGGGAGGCTCCTTTCTGCCTTAACGTAAACTTTTGGGAAGAGCCTTCTGCTGTAGTGCCAGTTGGGACACCTATCCCCCTTACTGCGTAACGTTCTACCTATGTGGCAGTCATTCTCGAAGGGACAATTTCGGAAATCATAGGGATCTGTCGAAAGCGCTAGCCCAAGCTTACAGTACCAGACGTAGCCGAGGTCGTTAACCCTGTAAGCTTTGTCCCCTGCTTTGCTTTTTGTAATCAACTTTCTGTAATCTTCCTGGACGACATCAATACTCTTCTTCTCGAGCTCTCTGAACAGCCTTCCCGAACCATACTTAACGAATACCCTCTTGGTAGTCTTTCCAATGGGAACTCTTATCTCAATAAAGATATTATTATCATGGACCCTTCTCAGATTCACTGGCCTGATTTTCGTGAGTCTAAGCCATCCTCCCCCCTCCTGCACTTTACCATATAGGACTTTTTCTTCACTTATTATTCTATTCAGCTTATGATCACGGAAGGTTACATTCTTAGCCTTTATGAACCACACATTACTGCCAAATACTCCGTCTACCTCGACGTGTATGGGCTCAAAGGGTGGATACCTTGCAAGAAAGTCGTCAAGCGGGAGCCTCGATTCTCCTCCCTCCTCACTCCCTCTGGTGTAGCCTTCAATTTCGAAGTCTACTTCCTCGGCTGATGAGATGCCAGCTAGACTTCTCAAGCCAGTGAGCTTTGAAATCATGTCGTGAACCCATAACCCCTTTGCTCTGAGAATCTCACGAAGAATTCTTGCTATCTCGAGAGCTACAGAGTGCCCACCACCGCGGTACTGCCCAGCATCGGTCAGCTGATCAACCAATATTCGATTTACTTTTAGTAGATCACGGATGAGGCCCTCTAGGTTTTCTAGCTTATCGATCAAGCTGCGAAGAATCTTTTCTGTTTGTGTACTCTTTCGCCCTTCAAATGACTCAGAAATTTTTTCAATGCTTTTACGCACTTCTCTGCGAATGTTACTTACATATGCATAAAGCCTGTCTACTTCGTCCTCGATGTCTATCATAGACTTCTTAAAGTTGTTCAGAGAATCCCGGTTTTCTAGTAATGGAGCCACATCCAAGCCTGGGCAGTATTCTTCGATTAGGTGTCGAAACTTTTCTAGAAGCTTCTCGACCTCGCGTGAGAGACTGAGAAGCTTATCAAGAAGCCCCATCTTCTCAAGTTCTTCTCTGTACTCCTTAATGTCGTTTTCTAATTCCTCAGATAACTCCTTCACTTTATTCCATTGATAGTCTAGCTCTCTTAGCGAATTTTCAATAGATTCGAAGATGTCTACTTGGTCTGTCCCTAAGGATTCCTTGATGTGAGATATGATCTGAGATAATGTCTCGATAATTCTCCCTGTGCTAGCCATGTTTCTCACTCTCTATTTTTTTCGAGGCAGTTCAGTATCTTCTCGAGGAAGTCTATTAGCTCCTCTTCATTACCGATGGCTTTTTTACTGGCATAGGTGCTCTCACCCTCTAGAGCCAGCTTCGCCACACACTTCATAATCAATTCTCTCTCCTGGACGCGTGGGTTACTGGTGGTTACTCGTAGCTTGTACTTATCGCCTGCTACGCTTAGCGAAGCCAATGTTTCGCGATAATCCTTGCTGGAAAGGAGGAATGCCTCCGTTATGATTGGCCTGCCCAGGATGATCCCTGCGACCGTCCTTAGGGTCCTGTCGCTCCTGCCGCCTCTGCCGATTCTCTGGACGAGTGAGATGGGGTTTTCGAGGCCTGCGTTGAGGATAAACGCGACGCCCTCATAGTCGACTCCTATCTCAAGCGAGGATGTCGACAGAACGGTGAGCCCCTCTTGGCCCTTCAGTCTCCTTATCACTGAGGCCCTCTCCTGCTCGCCCAGCTCGCTGTAGATCTCCGCTAGACGCTTTTCGAGATGCTTTTGCAGATCTCCGCTTCCTGCTGCCTGCCTTAACTGATCTCTGGCTCCTGCGGGAGCATAGTGCCAATAGCAGAAGGGATTCGTTGGTTCCTCCACGCGTTGCGGGTCCAAGTGGTCCCTAGGCTCTCCCAGCGAGAGATTGTTAAGGTATCCGCTTTTAACCCGCCTCAGTTCCTTGATGTTGTTGACGAAGATCACGGACTGCAGGGTGGGCACGTCTGCAGCGTGCTTTCGCTGCTCATACGAGTGACTCAGGAAGGTCGTCAGCACGGCCCAAAGCTGGCAGTACGTGTTCCATGAGTACTGTGGCTTCATAGAGAAGAGACCTAGAATCACTAATCTTCTTCCTGAGATCGCGCTTGGATACTCTCCCAGAACTGTTTCGTAGGTGAGCACGCGCACTTTGCTGACAGGTACTCCGGTGAGTTTTGAGGCGAACTCCTCCGGCGACGGTATCGTCGCCGACGACACGATTATCCTGAGGCCTCGCCCTCCATCAGTTTGCTCCCTTATGAACCTCAGAAGATTAATCAGTGCCGCGAAGATTCCGCCTCTTATGCCGGTGTACTCGTGAGCCTCGTCTACCACAACAAGGCCTACGTCCCTTAGCGCATGCGCGTTGAGGTCGTTAGGATTGCCGTCGAGGGTCCTCACCTCGAGTGCCCAGGGGTTCGTTGCAATGATATCCGCGTCCTTTACCTCCTCGCGAACTGCCTTCACGAAGCTGAAGGGCCCGCAGTTATCGCACTTCACTTGCCCTTGCGACGTTAACTTGAGGGGGTCGCCGCACTTCGGGCACTTGATCCCACGAAAATTAATCTCTTCCTTTAAATTGGCCTTCCTAGGAGTATCGCCGTCACTTATACCAACCCTGAGCTGAAGGCCGAGGCTCACAGCCTTGTCGAGAAGGCTGATCACTCGAAAAGCCTGGTCTACGGTTAGCGCCTTCCTTGGGTAGATCAGCAGCACTTTGTCCTTGCTCTTTTCGATGTAGTGCTTTCTGAGTAACCAGGCTAGTGCAAAGAGAAGGAACACTTCCGTCTTGCCACTTCCCGTGGGAGCCGAGATAACGAAGACATCGTCTTTCTCACCTGAGGCTAGGAGCTCTCTGAGCGCATACACCTGGTAAGCATCTAGGCCTTGCACGTGCTCATGGAGAGCCCTGAAGAACATCTCTGTAAGGGAATCATCACCATTAAAGAAGCGCAGCGCTGCCTCGTAGAGGTCGCGGCTCAGCCCGTTAGAAAAGTCCCGCTTCGCGGATACTTGGATCTGCCTGTCGGTCTGGCTAGGCATCGGCGTGAAAACAAGCGCAAAACGCGTCGATAATAGGTAACGGCTAGCCCAAGGGGCGGTTCTAATCTCGGAACTCCTGACCAGAACGTCCATATGGAGGCTTCTATAACCTATTGTTTCTCTTCCATCGTAGGAGTTTAACTCTACCAGGAAGCCCCTTGCTAAGAGCTCGTTGAATATCGTTTGGGCTTTCCCTTGTTCGTAGCCATTCGCGAGCAAGAACTCTGTGACTTCGTCCTTTGTGAGAATGTATTCAACGTCGTTTATAGGGTACCATTGACCTGTATTGATAGGACGATCAACACCGGCAATCTTTGGAGCTTCAAGCCCCTCAATAATAGCGTGATATGCATTCACAAGCTCATCTGTAGCTATGAGAGCGTTTCTCATATTCAAAGCACGTCCATTTTTTATAATAGAAACTTCAATTTATGTTTTTTTGCAAAATCAATGTATTCAGAGTATAGTTTCCGCCATTTGTTTGAGTATAGACCCGCTTCAAGAATGACTTTTAGCTCGTGAATCCCACTCTTTTCGCTGAAGGGATTAGTAATTTCCCATAAATCCTGGAGTTGTAATTCAACAGTCTCTTTAACTTTAACCAATAAATTCTTTGCATCTAAGGGTATATTTTCGTGAACAAGTTTTGAGATGAAAGGAGGCGTTAAATAAAAAAGTTCATTGGATGTAGGTTCTTTGTAAAAAAACTTATCGTGTTCTACATGATCTGAAATAGTCGGCTTATTTATAGGCTCTACGGCATTCGAGCCTGTTAGTTTACGTTCAAAGCTATGAAATTTACTTCGAGCCTCTTGGAGCGCTTTTGAGTTGATAGAGATGAAAGGGTAGATTATTTTTTCCTTCATAATCTCCATTTTCACATCAGACTTCTTTGGCGAGTGGATTGGCGTTTTTATTTTAAATTCTAGTACTTTTCCCAGAATGCCTAGAATTTTAGAGTCAAAATTAAACGGAGCCTCCTCCAGAGCCAAGAAATAAGCATTGGGTTCTGAACCTGGGATCATATAAGGTGGAGAACGTTTAAAAAAGAAAATTCCTTTGAAATTCTTTACTGCCTTCGCCTGATACATATCTTTTGTTTCGTTATAAGTTAACGGGATCAGGATCCTAAAGGGTCCTATTCTATAAAAGAAAGATCCATCAAAACTGAACATGAAGCCGTTAGTCATTATTCCGTTAACATACTTATTAAATAACTCAATTCTTGTTTTTTGAACCTTTTCGTCAAGCTGAACAATAACAGATGCTGGAGATAAGTATACAAGAGAACTCTTATGAGAGTTATGCTCTTCATAAGCTATCAAGGATAGAGGGGAAGGAATTATGGCGGTTCTATGTCCCTCATCTAGTACGAGCGGTCTTATAAATCCCATGAGAAGACTTATGTAAATTTGCAGTTCGACCAGTTTAACATTTTCTATGTTACCATAAGTTATAAAGGTGCCTGTAAGTTCCTCTCCAATCTTTGACCTATCATCTTTCTTTCGCTCAAGCCTTTCTACACGAAATGATTCGTTAACGTTTAACCTTTGAACTCTACCGGAAAACCTTATAGCCCTTACTGAACCTATTTCTGATAAAAGAACTATATAGTAATCGTAATAAGTCGTATAAACATCATATCCTAACTTCCTAGTTATAATACTATCATGTTTGAGTGTTGGTACAAAACCTGGGAAAACTTGAACACAGTGATATGAAAACGGAGGATCACTCTCAATGATTCTGTCTAGATTCCGAGTGAGTTGTAAGCTCTCCGTAGATACTTTTATAATTTGGTTAAAGTAATCGGGTGAAAGCATCTACAATTTATTTTCAGAAAGTTATTATTATATATTTCTTTATGGAACACTCTGAAACGTTTTAAAGGGTCGATGCAAGAATCAGATAATATCACTGTGTTTAGAGCTTGAACCATTTTATGACTCTTTGTCGCGAAGTTATAAGTTAATTTTATCTTGTTGTTATTGGGGTTAAGGTTGTGCTTTTAGACTCGCTTCCTCCGAGGCTTATCAGTCTGGCCTTAGAGGCGTGTTTGCACGAGAAGGGTCGCCGTATACCCATACATGGTATTCATAAATGGTGGTCACGTAGATACTCTGCGGTATATAGGCTAATACTTGCCTCTTACGTGTTCGAGGATTCTTCTTATGTAGAGAGAGCACTAGTTAAGCCTGAGCTTATGAGGCCGTTTACCAGGGGGAAAGTGTTCTTTGAACCGTTAGCGGGTGGAGGGACTGGTCTAGCAGAGGCCGCTTTGGCCGGGTGGGATGTATATGGTTTTGATGTTAATCCTGTCGCGGCTTTGGCGGCGGGTACCAGTGTTGGAATCGTTAGTAGTGGTGTTCCAAGTGGGTTTAAGGATAAGGCTTTATGGCTCCTAGATGAATCTTTGAGAAGGGTTTCACAGTTATGGTTCTTCGAGGGAGGACTTGTCACGCATATATTTGTCTCCAGGAGTAGAATCCCGGTGTTACTCTCAAGGATGAGCAACACATACGTCACTATTTGTCCGAGGTGCTTTACCATAAATGAGAGTAAGGACGAGGTTGTTAAATGCGGGAGGTGCGGTCACACGTACAAGGTAAGCCATAAGCCTACGATAAAGCCTCGCCTCAGCCTCCCAGAGGAGATAACAGGCTGGAAGGCCTTCGCCGTTGAGGTTAGATGGATAAGCAACGGCAAATACACTCGAAAGTACATAAGCGTGCCTGAAAACCCCTCCCTTAAAAGATGGCTGGAGTCGACTAGAGAGCATGCCGAGAAATCTAACGAGGATGTCGTGGATGCTCTGAATGAAAAAATAGATGTTTTAGAGTCGAAACGCCTGGTAAAAGCCGGTATTAAGACCGCCAAGGAGCTTTTCTCTGGTAGACAGTTGGCTTCCTTCAGGATTTTTCTCGAGCTTTCCAGGGAAAAAATAAAGGATACCTTTGAAAAGAAGTTAGTCACAGCTGCCCTGAGCCAAGCCACCCAGAGTTCTAATCTCCTGGCTAGATGGTACCCGAAACTCGGCGAGATTGTACCCTCAGGAGGGATTAAGGCTCTCTGGGTCCCAGAATATACAGCGGTTGTGAATCCTCTAGCTCACATGCCGGGAAAACTGAGGACTCTAGCCAGAGGGACCATCGCGTCGGCGATCAATGCCCAGTTAAAGGCATGGAACTACGTGCAGGCTCACGGCGGTCCCAGCTATTCGAATTGGAGGGTCGAAGTAGGCGATGCACGTTCAATGATTCCCCCCGTGGGTGTAGATCTAGTGGTGGTGGATCCTCCCTATGGACGAATAAAGAGCTATGCAGCCCTAAGCCTCCCGCATTATTTCGCCTTGAAGCTCTATACAGCCCTGGAGGGCTCACAGCTCGCAAACAACGGGGACTTGAAGGAAGTAGAGGCATCAGAGGTGACTCCTTACAAGAAAAAGGAGTTTTTTGAGGGAATGTATCGTGTGATATGTAACTCCTCTAAAGCCTTGTCTCAGAATGGGCGCCTCGTCTTAATGTATAACTCCACAGAGCTAGATGAGTGGCGTGCGTTTTTCAAGATTTTCAAAGAGTGCAGCTTGTCACCAACAGCTGTGTATTGGGTTTTAGGAGAAACACCGAGTGGATTAACCGCGTCGAGTATTAAAGGAATGTTTTTAATAGTATTGAAAAAAGATCTGGGGGAATCAGCCACCGTTATTTTTGAGAATGCTGTGAAACATTCAATTAGGTTAGGCTTTAAAATAGATAAAGAGATTGAGAGGAAAGCTTTCGAAAGCCTAACAAACGGGCTCATCGAAGCATATCCAGACCTCGAACTTAATATAGTCTATTGAAATACAAGAGTGAGTGTTCTAGTGTGTCGAAAGTCCAAAGGGCTGTAAACGGCTCAGGCATTTTTATTGTCTTTATTAGAGTTAGCCTATTCTGACCTCTAGGGATTCCTGTCCATAAAGAAGATAGTCTCCCCTACAAGCATCTATCTAACGTCTTGGAAAATACGGGCGTGATTTCGTTGCGGAGTGCTTTCACAGAGAATTTTTCAGTTTTCTTCCTAGTGCCGTCCCCTCCTGGCTTTACACGGAGACACTGATGTGTTTAACGGGTGTCCCTGTCTTCTCTTATCAGCCTGGCTACCTCTTCGTCTGGGATCTTGTCGAGTAACTCTGAGAACTTCTCAAGCCTGGTGTCGATTTCCTCCAAGATCCTCCTCTTGACAGCCTCCTCCAAAGCCTTCCTGATGATTGGACCTGGTCTTATCCCATACCTTCTCATAGCCTCTACAACCTTTCTTGGTATCTTTGCGGAGACTGTTAGATGTCTGCTCATCTAACGGAATCGGCAAACCTAATGTAAAGTTCACCCATACGGATAGCTTAGGACTCTCCTTATGGAAGTAGCAGAGGATTTTTCGGGAGGCCTATACGCTCAGGTGTGACGCGTGAAGCTTGCTCGGTGGCCGCGAGACCACAGCACATTGTGAGCTTTCAGTCTGAGCTCTGGGAAGCTAGGGGAAAGGTTGGGGGGCTAGCTTTATTTTCTCTCGGCGAGGACGCGGTCTAGCGCTATGATTCCTGCTGGGTTGTCCTTGATCAACTTCACCTTGGCTAGTAGTTCGCTGGCGATTTTCTCCTCTTCTACTTGTTCGCTTACGAACCACTGGAGTAGGTTTTCGGCGGCCTTGTCGCCGGCTTGGCGGGCGTGGTCGACCATTCTCCATATGCTCTGCGTGTTTTCTTGCTCGGCTTTGAGGAAGTCTTCGACTGCCTCGAGTATGCTGCTCCACCTTGTCTTGGGCTTGGGTATGTCTTCGAGTTCTACCTCCCATCCCCTGTCTATGATGAACTGGTATAGCTTCATCGCGTGCTCTAGCTCCTCCCTCGCCTGTACCTTGAAGTAGTTGGCGAAGCCGTTTAGGGAGAGGGAGTCGAAGTAGGCGGCCATTGACAGGTAGAGGTACGCATTCCTAAGCTCCTGGTTCATCTGCCTGTTAAACTCGGATTTAATGTTGACCGTACTCATAGGTTAAAGAGTCAAACTCTGCTATAATAGCTTTACTCCTTAAGGACGCGCGTCATGCCAGACGTTACAATGCTGTATATGTTATTAAATACCCATGCTCTCTAACCTTAACCGGCTTAGGCCCGTGAAACCCCGATTACAATCGTCGCACCAGAATAGTGGCGGCCTTAAAAGCTTCCCACAGCTCGAGCAGAAGACGACGGGGTGTCCCGTAATGCCTGAGGACTGGGAAGGCAACGGGAACCCCTAGTGTATTGCCTCGTTGAATGCTTGTTCTGTTAGCTTGTTGATGGCGAAGGCCACGAACATGTTTTTGGGCCTTGGTTTAGGCTTCTCAAATTTTTCCTCGATTTTTATCGTGAGCCTGTAGGGCCAGAGGGCTCGGCCTTCCTGTTTTTCGCGCGGCCAGAGGGGGTCGTTGCTGATGAATTTTTGCTGTACTGTCCCGTAGCCGAGTATTCCCGTCTTGACGGCGTAGAAGACTACCTTGTCTCCTGGCTGTACTCGCTGCCAGAGGGGTTTTGCTTTCTCGCTTACTCCCCATACTCCTTTCTGGAGGGCTAGCTCCCAGTTTTCGATGGTTCCTACCAGGGCCCAGTAGCCCATATTTAAGATTTTTAAGTTGAGACATAAAAAATTTTTGAATGATGCCGCCTTGCTGCATTGCCTTAAAATTTTTTATGGTTTAATTTTTCATGGTTTTTCTGATATTTCATAATAGGTAACAATGAGACCTGCCATGGTTAGTAATCATAGGGCGGGACCTGCTTTCACCTAGCAGGATTACACGACTGGCACGTGGAACTGCTACGATAAGCCTGGCTTCAGGCGTCTATTCGTGGGGATCTGTTTTACAGGCTCAGGGTGGGAATCTTATTGTTGTATTTGTCCTGGAGAGGCCCCGCTGCTTGAGTTCCTCCAGCTTGTCTTTGAGTTTGTGGAGTGTGGGGCTCGAGTAGAGCACTATTCCCTCCTCTAGAGCGTCGACTATGAGGGGGTTTCCTTTTTCGAGCATTGATAGTGCCTCGTCGGGGGTGTAGGGGTGTAGCTCGACCGGAAGCTCGGTGTCGGCTACAGCTTCTAGTACTTCAGCCATCCGTCTTAGGTACGGCTGGTCGAACTCCGCTATTAAAAGGAAGTCGTAGTCGCTCCAAGGCCCCCAGTCCCCCCTAGCGCGTGACCCGAAGAGTATGACTGCATGTAGCTTGTACTTTGCCCGTAGTCTCTCCACGATGTTTTCAAGCTCCTCAGCGTCCTCTGACTTCATGTTCGGCCACCTTTAATATGTGTTCGGCTGCCCTTAAAGCTCTCGAGGATACTTCCTCGTCGTATGCTTCGTGGTGTGTCCCGGCTGGGTGAGCATTAGGGTATCTTGAAGGCACGTAATGGATGTCGAGTTCCCGTGCTAGCGCGAGTAGCTCCTCGCGTCTCTTTATCTTCCTTTTAAGGACCCCCATGTGTCCTAAGTCCACTTAAGAGGCTCTTCCTACATCCTGAGGGTTTTTAGAAACTCTTTTTCCGTGAAGTGCTCATCACGGAACCCCGCTCCAGCGTGCGGATACTTTGTCGGTATCTAGTACTTGTTGAGCCTAGAGGAAAGCTCAGGGAACGATTCTGGAATAATACCCTGAATCTCTTGTAGCTTCATTGCGAGGGATGGGGGTGCCCTGTCGTTGGGGCTCATATTTCCCATAGGAGGGCTTTAAGGGCCTTCTCGGCTCCTTGGTGGGATTTGAAGCGGGACCAGTGGTGGGATCCGTGTTCATGGTCTATCCTGGTGGATTCCAATGTTCTGAGGGCACTATCGATCTATCTCTTGGATTTTTCTTCATCCAGCGTTGGATTCCTGTGGAGAGATGTACACGCGGGCGTAAAAGACGTGCTATGGGCTGGCTATATAGTGGCTGGGGCCTTGTCCCCGAGGATTTCGTGGAGCCTTTGCCTTAGCCTGATGTACCACTCGGGAAGCTTTAGGTCGGCTATCCTTCTGCCCTCATCGTAGGGCTTGATGTCGAGAACCGGGGTGCCGTCGAAGAGGTCCAGGTTTTCGACGATTAGCCTGTTGCCCTGGACTGATTTCAGCTTTAGTATTGACAGGGCTAGGGGGTTTGGCCTGTGAGGGCTGTCTGTCGCGAAGACCCCCACTTCGGGCAGCTCCTCGAGCGGGATGCCGAATCTTATCAGCCTCCTGGGTCTGACGCGTAAGACTTTCCTCTGCTCGTCCTTGACGTCGTGGAGGTAGGATATCACGATGATGTGCGAGAAGCCTTCCAGGCCTGCTAGTCCCTCGGCGTACTCGGGTAGCAGCTCGATGTAGCCC of Thermofilum uzonense contains these proteins:
- a CDS encoding phospholipase D-like domain-containing protein, whose translation is MASTGRIIETLSQIISHIKESLGTDQVDIFESIENSLRELDYQWNKVKELSEELENDIKEYREELEKMGLLDKLLSLSREVEKLLEKFRHLIEEYCPGLDVAPLLENRDSLNNFKKSMIDIEDEVDRLYAYVSNIRREVRKSIEKISESFEGRKSTQTEKILRSLIDKLENLEGLIRDLLKVNRILVDQLTDAGQYRGGGHSVALEIARILREILRAKGLWVHDMISKLTGLRSLAGISSAEEVDFEIEGYTRGSEEGGESRLPLDDFLARYPPFEPIHVEVDGVFGSNVWFIKAKNVTFRDHKLNRIISEEKVLYGKVQEGGGWLRLTKIRPVNLRRVHDNNIFIEIRVPIGKTTKRVFVKYGSGRLFRELEKKSIDVVQEDYRKLITKSKAGDKAYRVNDLGYVWYCKLGLALSTDPYDFRNCPFENDCHIGRTLRSKGDRCPNWHYSRRLFPKVYVKAERSLPRLPRSSSEHQDAATPFIPVSVREATIVERFTSAQWFMPSPVAYGALVEVEFEKPIIRKLTRTNVVGFKLPRGLVEAALSELISEEVKPKPSVRLSVTGDKIKEIGLDKLLISKFAFYRLTDGGRRQLSLLEMKTESIIKTFEKFYNELRSNEKLKKELIKYLTNVFAHTLAHLLYAFVSSELEIESQDLIYVYGVQDDYIVVLVAENSPHGAIDLPGHVEARFGSVEKLVQEFLEKALWHLDGHEKDLMNAFKGGAASAKYPDKQDLRKVAKAIRVRYSQLIQHGVVMDLPTFAYHLQLNDESQSEKIANEIGLSQDEVQELLERFLENIVYEDMGFVQCIDGCTMCVMLDRGCTEPLIQNLLLSRNLTRWLLSVLTGKEKLYGRGRSLLEPLLSLAERELVVLSPYVDDDGARILEEAARRGVKVRLVTRADTIQMLGDRYKGLIEVRQLDQPRHDKCIIIDESLVVYTTQNFTGLDSINWFELKANRADAAALKKELIGS
- a CDS encoding DEAD/DEAH box helicase, yielding MRNALIATDELVNAYHAIIEGLEAPKIAGVDRPINTGQWYPINDVEYILTKDEVTEFLLANGYEQGKAQTIFNELLARGFLVELNSYDGRETIGYRSLHMDVLVRSSEIRTAPWASRYLLSTRFALVFTPMPSQTDRQIQVSAKRDFSNGLSRDLYEAALRFFNGDDSLTEMFFRALHEHVQGLDAYQVYALRELLASGEKDDVFVISAPTGSGKTEVFLLFALAWLLRKHYIEKSKDKVLLIYPRKALTVDQAFRVISLLDKAVSLGLQLRVGISDGDTPRKANLKEEINFRGIKCPKCGDPLKLTSQGQVKCDNCGPFSFVKAVREEVKDADIIATNPWALEVRTLDGNPNDLNAHALRDVGLVVVDEAHEYTGIRGGIFAALINLLRFIREQTDGGRGLRIIVSSATIPSPEEFASKLTGVPVSKVRVLTYETVLGEYPSAISGRRLVILGLFSMKPQYSWNTYCQLWAVLTTFLSHSYEQRKHAADVPTLQSVIFVNNIKELRRVKSGYLNNLSLGEPRDHLDPQRVEEPTNPFCYWHYAPAGARDQLRQAAGSGDLQKHLEKRLAEIYSELGEQERASVIRRLKGQEGLTVLSTSSLEIGVDYEGVAFILNAGLENPISLVQRIGRGGRSDRTLRTVAGIILGRPIITEAFLLSSKDYRETLASLSVAGDKYKLRVTTSNPRVQERELIMKCVAKLALEGESTYASKKAIGNEEELIDFLEKILNCLEKNRE
- a CDS encoding ferritin, with product MSTVNIKSEFNRQMNQELRNAYLYLSMAAYFDSLSLNGFANYFKVQAREELEHAMKLYQFIIDRGWEVELEDIPKPKTRWSSILEAVEDFLKAEQENTQSIWRMVDHARQAGDKAAENLLQWFVSEQVEEEKIASELLAKVKLIKDNPAGIIALDRVLAERK
- a CDS encoding EVE domain-containing protein; the protein is MGYWALVGTIENWELALQKGVWGVSEKAKPLWQRVQPGDKVVFYAVKTGILGYGTVQQKFISNDPLWPREKQEGRALWPYRLTIKIEEKFEKPKPRPKNMFVAFAINKLTEQAFNEAIH
- a CDS encoding nucleotidyltransferase domain-containing protein, with the protein product MKSEDAEELENIVERLRAKYKLHAVILFGSRARGDWGPWSDYDFLLIAEFDQPYLRRMAEVLEAVADTELPVELHPYTPDEALSMLEKGNPLIVDALEEGIVLYSSPTLHKLKDKLEELKQRGLSRTNTTIRFPP
- a CDS encoding HEPN domain-containing protein; its protein translation is MDLGHMGVLKRKIKRREELLALARELDIHYVPSRYPNAHPAGTHHEAYDEEVSSRALRAAEHILKVAEHEVRGR
- a CDS encoding HEPN domain-containing protein — translated: MDSALRTLESTRIDHEHGSHHWSRFKSHQGAEKALKALLWEI
- the tsaA gene encoding tRNA (N6-threonylcarbamoyladenosine(37)-N6)-methyltransferase TrmO, whose translation is MSAEIKLKPIGYVRHAHTQEEVKSTWTGVEGYIELLPEYAEGLAGLEGFSHIIVISYLHDVKDEQRKVLRVRPRRLIRFGIPLEELPEVGVFATDSPHRPNPLALSILKLKSVQGNRLIVENLDLFDGTPVLDIKPYDEGRRIADLKLPEWYIRLRQRLHEILGDKAPATI